In the genome of Anabaena cylindrica PCC 7122, the window GCGTTCTCAAGAACTAGATTTCAGTCATTTAGAAATTATTGATTTGCAAGATAGGCTAGTAGCGCGTAGTCCAGTTGTTGGTAATGAAATGGTGATTTTTAAACGCCAAACTTTGATAAATTAATAACTTGTAAACTACGGACTATATCAAACAAACAATTTTTAATTATGCGGTTGTTATTAGTAGAAGATGAAAAAGACTTAGGTATTAGTATTTATAATTCTCTTAAACTCCTTCATTATATAGTAGATTGGATAGAAGACGGAGAAACAGCTTGGGATTATTTGAATAAAGTACCGCCAAGATATGAAATTGCAATTTTAGATTGGATGTTACCGAAGTTGTCAGGATTGGAATTGTGTCAACGATTAAGAGCGCAGAAAAATCAATTACCAATAATGCTATTAACAGCTAGAGATAGCATGAGTGATCGTGTAACTGGTTTAGATGCGGGGGCAGATGATTATCTTGTTAAACCCTTTGGTATGGAAGAATTATTGGCACGGGTAAGAGCATTACAAAGAAGATTACCAAATTTCCAGCCACCGCAATTACAAATAGGTTCTTTAATGTTAGACTACGGCAATTTTTCAGTTGTGAATTTTGAAGATGAAAATTCTCCACCAATTATCCTTACAGCCAAAGAATTTCAATTACTAGAATATTTCATGCAGCATCCTGAACAAATACTAACTCATGAGCAAATTCGCGCCAGACTTTGGGATTTTGAAAGTGATACAGTAAGTAATGTTGTTGCTGCACAGGTAAGATTACTCCGACGCAAATTATCAGAATGTGGTTTTCCTAAAGCTATTGAAACTATACGAGGCTTTGGTTATCGTTTTTGCAGATAATGAATAATCATTCAATCTTCAATAATTTTCGGTTTAAATTAGCCATTACCTATGCTGGTGTCATGGGATCAACTTTACTATTATGTGGCTATGTTGCTCACATTGTGATGATACAAGCTTTTACTCGTACAGTTGATCGAGAATTACAAATTTTGGGAAAGGTATTTGAGGACAAATTAAAGAAGGAGCTAAAAATTCCTGGAGAATTATCTATTACCACTCAAAAATCCTTGCCAGGGATTTGTTTTAAACAACAAACTTGTTTACCAATAAAATCAGAATCAGAGGTAATGAATCTATTATCAGAAAGCTATTATGTGAGGTTGTTAACATT includes:
- the rppA gene encoding two-component system response regulator RppA — its product is MRLLLVEDEKDLGISIYNSLKLLHYIVDWIEDGETAWDYLNKVPPRYEIAILDWMLPKLSGLELCQRLRAQKNQLPIMLLTARDSMSDRVTGLDAGADDYLVKPFGMEELLARVRALQRRLPNFQPPQLQIGSLMLDYGNFSVVNFEDENSPPIILTAKEFQLLEYFMQHPEQILTHEQIRARLWDFESDTVSNVVAAQVRLLRRKLSECGFPKAIETIRGFGYRFCR